The DNA segment TTAATGATTGCCTCAATAATCTTGCAGAAATGACAGGCATGTCTCTTGGGACTGAAATTCTATTTTTTAGGTAGTTGATAGACATGACAGCTTTGTCAGGAACTTTATTAATTTCAGAGGTAATCATATATGTAAGAGCAGATCTTAATGATTGATCAAATAAGTCTTTTTCATAAGGATTTGCATTGATAATATTATCTTTATGTTTCAAGACTCTTTTGAGGGCAAATTTAGCGTAATAATCTAAGTCAACAGCCTGATTAAATTCTGATTTCCCAAGCCCTTCTCCAACATCTATTAGATTAGATAATAAAATTTGTTGATCATTAACATCCTTAAAGCAGCCGCCCATTTGAGGAGGTAGATCATGAGAATGTGTATGAAAATCCCCTTGAGTACCTCTATAGGGAGACAGATTTTCGAGGAGAGAAAGCCATCTATCAATGTGAGGGTAATTATTCCTTAAATTGAATCCTTTGTAATAGCTTAGAGAAGCGTTCATTCTTTCTATATAGGGAATAAAAATAATATCTCCAGTCCCTGGCTCTATTTTATCTGAATCATTTATTTGTGAATCAATGAATCCTGTTTTGGATGAACTTAATATTTTTTCAAATTTTTGAATAGATTCCTTAAATTTATTTTTACTAAAGGATTCATCTAGATAACTAAAGCTTTTTCTGCAAAGCCAATTACACCATGATCTAAAAATTTCTCTTTCTAAAATTCTTGCTTCACGAATATCATTTGAAAGGAGCGATGAACCAAGTGTTCCATATTCATTTTCTAAAAGAGATATGATGTTATCACTTTCTGTTATTATTTCCCCATTCAAGTCTATTGCAGGTAATTTACCTGAACTTACTTTGTTGAGATACCATTTTTCTTTTTGACCATAACAATACATATTTATTTTTTTAACTTTGTATGGAATCCTCTTAAATTCAAGCCATAACCATATCTTTTGGCAGTAGGGGCACCATGAATGTCTATCTCTAAATAAAGTAAGATCAACTTCTTTTTCACTATGACCAAATAATCTTAAATTAGAGTAAGAATTATTTATCCCATTAACTCTATCAATATCATCAATTTCAAATTTACTTAAATCTGCCCAACTCAAAACTTTATTCATTATTTGATATTAGACTTCGTTATAAGGATATAATATATGTTTTAAAAAGATTTTGGAATTTGAATTTGATTTAATTGTTGTTGGCGCTGGTTCCGGCGGTTTGGCCGCTGCAAAGCGCGCTGCAAGTTATGGAGCAAAAGTTGCAATAATAGAAGTTAATAAGATTGGTGGAACTTGTGTTCTTCGAGGTTGTGTTCCCAAAAAACTGATGGTTTATGCTGCCAATAATAGAAGGAATATGGTTTCTGCTGAAGGGTATGGACTAATAAATAAAGAAATAACTTTTAATTCTAGTGTGTTACTAAAAAACGTTAGAGAAGAAGTATCTAGATTGAGTCACATACATTCAAACTCTTTAAAAAAATTAAACGTGACAGTTTTTGAAGGCTTAGGAAGATTTAAAAATCAAAATACAGTAGAAGTGGTTTGTCCAAAAACAAGAAACATTTTAAGAAAAGTAAGCGCTAATAAAGTTCTTATTTCGGTGGGTGGTAAACCCAAAAAACTAGAAATTCCAGGGGTAGATTTAGCATGGAGTAGTGATGATATTTTTGAATTGCAAGATTTTCCTAAAACATTATTAATAGTTGGTGGAGGCTATATTGCATGTGAATTTGCATCTATTTTTAAAAACTTAGGTACTGAGGTTATACAAATAATTAGAGGTCAGAACTTGCTAAGTGGATTTGACAAAGATTTGTCAGAATGTTTGAAAAAATCAATGACCTCTTTGGGCATAGATTTAAAATTTAATAATCAATTAAAGTCTATAAAAAAAATTAAGGGAAAACTACAGTCGACTTTAGTATCAGGAAGTAAATTTTTAACCAATAATATACTTATTGCAACTGGACGAGAGCCTGCTCTCAAAGAATTGCATTTAGATACTTTAAATCTTAAAATGGATGGTATTTATTTAGATGTTAATGAAGTTAATCAGACAAGTAATTCCAATATATTTGCGATTGGAGATATAATCAAGAGGCCAAATTTAACCCCAGTAGCAATAGAACAAGGGAGGGTTTTCGCCGATAATTATTTTGCTGATCGTAGAAGAAAAGTTAACTATCAAAATATTCCTAAGGCAGTGTTTACTATCCCAGAGATTTCAACCGTTGGACTTAGTGAGGAAGAGGCAACAGAAATTTACTCGGAATTAAATATAAAAATTTTCAAATGTAGTTTTACTCCTATGTCCAACACCTTTAAAAAAAACAAATCTAAATGTATGTTAAAACTTGTGGTCAACAAAAAAAATGATAAGATTTTAGGCTGCCATATGTTTGGTGAAGCAGCATCTGAGATTATTCAAATGGTTTCAGTCTCTTTAAATGCAGGAATAACTAAAAAGGATTTTGATAATACTATGGCTTTGCATCCAACTATTTCAGAGGAATTTGTAACTATGTATGGCTGATGAAATTATCTTCTAGATGTTTTTAACTTTTCTTGTGTAAAAAGATATACTGTGAATAAAGAAAAATAAATAAAAATACACACCCTCAATTGATAGAGATTGTTAAATTCTTTCAAGAACAATAACTTATCCATGATGTAAAAAATATAAAGATTCAAAAGTATAAAGCCTTCAATTCTAGAAATCTTACCTTTTGTCCAAAAAATTGGAAGGCACGCAAAAGTAGTCAAAACCATGAATGGTAGGTCAACTTTTATAAGGCTTTGATCAATTGTTAGACCTTTTAATCCGGAAAAAATACTGCAACTTCCCAGTATAAGAAGCTGATTGAGTAAATTACTTCCAATGACGTTACCAATAGCAAGATCTGTTTTACCTTTTAATGCTGCAATTATGGAAGTAACGAGTTCAGGCAGTGAGGTTCCCGTAGCAACTATCGTGAGACCAATAATTATTTCATTTACGCCTAATAGAGTTGCTAAAGATTGAGAACCATTTACTAAAGTATTTGAACCAAAACTTAGAAGAAGAATTCCAGATATCAATTTAAAAATAATGTTGAATTTGCTTCTCTCTCTTCCTTGAGATTCCTCAATCTCAGGCTCAGCCTTTTTTGTCTCCTCTTCATTCTCTTGTATTGTATTTATTTCCCAAATTGTATTTAAAGTTAAACAAAATATTAAAAAAATCCCTGCCTGCCAAGTTAATAGACCTGTTGATGACATTGCCCAAACTGCACATGAAATAGCTATTAGAAGAGGGACATCTCTTCTTACAATTCTGCTTTTTACTTTTAAAGGTGTTATCAATGAGCTTATTCCTAATACAACAAGAACATTAAAAATATTGCTTCCAATTACATTACTTGCTGCTAGAGAGTCACTCCCTTTGAAGATTGAATTTAAACTTACTAATAATTCAGGAGAACTTGTCCCTAAAGAAACAACAGTTAAACCTATTACAATTTGAGGTATACCTAAAATTAAGGATAAAGAAATCGCCCCTTGAATGAATAATTCTCCACCGGCAAAAAGTAATATTATTCCTATTAATATCTCCATTATTGGCAATATAAATTCACTCATATTTAAAAGACTTATTTAAATGATTATATCTTTAATTTATTCAATAATTATCTTAAAACTATTGTCAAAATTTATTTGCTGTTAAAATAGATTAAATAATTAAAATTTTGAAAGATTTAACTATATTAAAGCCTGATGATTGGCATTTACATTTAAGAGAGGGAATTGTTTTAAAAAATATAATTAAGTTTAGCTCCGAGTTTTTTGGCAGAGCTATTGTGATGCCAAATACCAAAAACCCAATAACATCTATAAATAAATGTATATCTTATAAAAAATCTATTTCTGAAGGATTACCTGAAAATTCAAAGTTTGAGCCATTAATGACGATATATCTTACGGATGAAACAATAAAAGATGAATTAATAGAAGGATTTAAAAATGATGTTTTCTTCGCAGCTAAATTATATCCTGCTAATGCGACAACAAACTCCAGTCAGGGCGTAAAAAAAATAGAAAATCTTTATGAAATTTTTGAAGTTATGGAAGAACTTGGAATGCCTCTTTTAATCCATGGAGAAGTGACTGATCCTAAAGTTGATATTTTTGATAGGGAAGTGGTTTTTATAGATAAAGAACTTTTACCTCTAATACAAAGATTTCCAAAGTTAAAGATTGTTTTAGAACACATAACCACCTCTTATGCTGTTTCTTTTGTCCAAGAGAATAATTTAGGCGCTACTATTACACCACATCATTTACATATAAATAGGAATGCAATGTTCTTTGGAGGATTAAATAGTGACTTTTACTGTCTACCAGTCGCTAAAAGGGAAAATAATAGAATTGCTTTAAGGAAAGCTGCTACTAGTGGAAAAAAATGTTTTTTCTTAGGCACAGATTCTGCCCCCCATTTGAGACAGTGGAAAGCTTTTTGCGGTTGTGCAGGTATTTTTAATTCACCAGTTGCAATAGAAAGCTACATCCAAGTTTTTGATGAGGAGGATTCACTGGATCAATTCGAAAAATTTGCAAGCTTGAATGGTCCTAATTTTTATAATTTGCCTGTAAATAAAGAAAAAATAAGATTAGTATCTAAATCAAATGAAATCCCAAAATTTATTGAAGTAATTGATAATAATAAGGTTGTTGGGCAAATAAAACCATTTCATGCAGGTGAAATACTAAACTGGCAAGTTGAAGGGATTGTGAATTAAATCTAATCTAACCACTCAAGAAAAGTTAAAATTCCCAAATTCTTATTGGTTAAATGTATTAATATCTACCAAGTTCAAAAGCTCAAGTTACTTTTAGAAGTGTGCCGAAATTGAAGATGGGCAAGGCTTAAAATGAAATCTATAATTTAATACATTAGCTAAAAAGAAATTTGCGGATTGAGGTGAAACTCATCCCCTTTATCAATTTATAACCTATCCACTATCCACATTAAGTTGAATTCCAAGACATAATTTAGCGACCTTAACTATAGAAATTTCTCATGTTTTTAAAGGTTTCTATTTATAAAGAGAGTTTTTAACTTTGAATCACAAGACAAAATATCTATTCTGCTTTTTCAATAGGAAAAATAACAGCCAATCCAAGATATATCAAAATTGGAATGCCAAAGGTGAAACATGCAGAGATGAAAAAAACTAATCGCCAGAAAAAAACATTTCCTCTATTAGATTTTTCTAGACCTTTGCAAACGCCTAAAAACCAAGAACCTTTTTTTGCTCTGATAATGCTTGACATCTATTTTTTAATTAAAGCTTATTATAGTAATTTATAAGCTATCTTATTTTTTCTATTAAATATTGGCATAATTCTAAATAAGCTATTCCCATATAGGTCAAAAGCGTCTATTGCTTCCCTAAAAGTGTAAATATTCGCATTTTTCTTGTTTAATTGAGAGACTTTCGGCTACGATTAAATTGTGCAAATTCCTTTTGGGAGTGTGGCGGAATTGGTAGACGCGCCGGACTTAAAATCCGTCGAGCGCTTTAGCTCGTGGGGGTTCAAGTCCCCCCACTCCCATTCTTTAACTATATATTAAGTTTTTACGATAACTTTTTATAATTGTTATCTTTTACTAGGAAACCAGAAATTCAAATGGAAAGCATTCTTAATAATTCAGTTATTACTTTTGTTGCTTACGTGGGTATTATTTCTATTTATTTATTTGTTATCCCTTTAATACTTTTTTACTGGATGAATAATAGATGGAACGTTATGGGTAAATTAGAGAGATTAGGAGTTTATGGATTAGTTTTTCTTTTCTTCCCAGGCTTGATTTTATTCTCTCCATTTTTAAATCTTAGATTAAGAGGAAATAACGAAGGGTGAATAATTGACTAAAGGTAAGGTTGTACAAATAGGTTTATTGATCTCTTTGTTAGGTATATTAATTTTTAAATTATTACCCCAATTTGGGATAGATAATCTTACCTCAAGTACTATCTCAAACTTTATCTTGATTTTGATTGTAATAACATGGGTAACATCTTACATTTTAAGAGTTGTAAACGGAAAAATGACTTTTATGGAACAAAGAAAGCGTTACAGAAAAGAATATGAAAAAATTGTGAATGATAAACTTGAAAATAAATTCAACTCATTACCAAAAGAAGAGCAGGAGAAACTAATGGAAGATTTAGAAAAAAATCTATAAAACACTTAACAATAATCAAATAAAAAAAATCAAAAATTCATGAAAGAAAACAAGAAACCTCAATTTACTAAAAATGAAACTTTATCAAAAATAAATGAGAAGTTTTTGGAATTAAAGAAAAGTAAAAAATTAGCCTTGATGCCTTTTATAATGGCTGGTGATCCAAATATTGAAAAAACATCAGAGATTTTATTAAAGTTGCAAGAAAAGGGTGCAGATCTTATTGAATTGGGAATCCCTTATAGTGACCCTCTTGCAGATGGACCGATTATACAATTTTCAGCATCTAGGGCTTTAAAATCAGGAACTACTTCCATAAAGGTTATTCAGTTATTAGAGTCGCTTAAAGATAAGTTACGTATTCCAGTTATACTTTTTACTTATTTTAATCCTATCTTAAATTTTGGACTTGAGAATTTTTGTGATTTAGCATCCAAAGCAGGTGTTGCAGGATTGATAATTCCTGATCTTCCCTTAGAAGAAGCCTCTAAATTTTCGGAAATTATTAGTTCTTATTTTATTGATTTAATATTATTAGTTGCCCCTACTACACCCTTTGAAAGAATGAAAATGATATCTAACAAAACAAAAGGGTTTACTTATCTTGTAAGCGTAACAGGAGTAACAGGAGAAAGAAGCAAAATGGGAAATAGAGTAGAAAGTCTTATTACTAAATTAAAAGAAATAAGCATTAATCCAGTAGCAGTTGGTTTTGGAATATCCGCTCCTGAACATGTTAATAGAGTCAGTAAATGGGGGGCAGATGGAGTAATTATTGGAAGCGCATTTGTTAAAAGAATTTCTAATAGTAATGAAAGAGAAGTTGTAAATGAAGTAGGAAACTTTTGCGAAGAAATGCGTAAAGCAGCTGATCAATAATAGTAAATAAGAAAAAAATTTTTTTTATAAACTTATATGATTCAAAATCATTAGCGTAATAGGGGAGTATTTATTTTTTTATAGTTAAACCAATTCTTTATCTTAATTAGTCAGCTGGTAATAATCTTATTTGCTTTCTCCCCAGCTTAATTTCAAACTCATCTCCTGCTTTCAAGTCTAAGAGTGCTGTATATGCTTTCCCAATTAAAAGATTTCCATTACCTTGGACTGTTGCTATGTAACTTAATTTTCTACCACCCTTTCCTATTCCTGCAACTCCAGCATCACCTAGGTTAATACCTTTTGCTTCAAGCAGTGCTTCGTAAAAGGCGGTGAAATTTAGACGTTCTGTTCCATTCTTTTTTGTGGAAACATATCCACAGGCACGAACAAGATCTGACTTGCTAACATCACCAAGTTCTTTAACTTTAGCTAGAAGATCGCTACCAGTGAGCATAATAAATTAATACAAAGTTATTCTTAATTAACATAGCAATTAGTGTGTAATTTGTGCAATTATTAATTATGTATTTATTAAATTAGTTATCTTTTAATAATGGAAAAATTTATAGTTTTTGGTAAGTACTGTGAGGATGCAATTAATAAAAGGGAACCATTTCGCAAACAACATCTTAAGCGACTTGGGAATTTAAAAGATAGAAATATTTTAGTTACTTTAGGACCTACTAAATGTACAAAATATTTATTTGGGATATTTAATGCTAATGATAAAAATGAATTAAGAGAATTAATAGAGAAAGATATTTATTGGCAAAAAGGTATATGGATTTCAATTGATATTTATCCATGGATACAGGCATTCTAATCTAAAGTAGTTAATAAAAAATAAGATTATCTATTAGCCCCTTTATATTTAATAAAACAATCATCAATTACATTTTTGATTGTTAAAAATTAGTTTTCAATGTATGAAACCAAATGATAAAAAACATTTATTAATAAAAAAAGATTCTAAAAATATTCTTTTTATGTAGATAACTAAGCTTGAAATTTTGTTAGATAATTTAGATAATCTTATTAAAGACTGTCTTTTTTTATTTGGTTTACTAAAGAGTCGATATCTAATTGATTATATGAATGGTTTTCCTTTTCTTTCTCAGAATCTGTTGGAATATTGTTTAGCCAATTTTGTTCTATCTTTATAAGATTTTTTGCAATATGGTAAACCCCTCCTTTTTTGTGAAATTCTTTAATTTTTTTAGTGATTTCGGAGGTTCGACTTGATTTGAGATTCAATTCATTAGCTAGATCTTTTTGGGTATATCCGTGAGATTTTAACCAAACTTTAATAAAATCTAAAAGTTCTTTCTCTTCTTGCGGGGATAGTTTATTCATTTCAAGAAAGGGAATAACTTATTAAGTTTCCTTTCTGCTCTAATTCTTATTGAAGGAGTCATATACTTACTCCAAATACTTAAGACTGCAGTGAGTGCAACAAAGTCATCGCTAAAACCTACTAAAGGCATAAAGTCAGGGAATAGATCAAAAGGCATTATTAAATAAGCTAATGCAGCCATTAAGGAAACTCTTACTTGAGTTGGAGTAAAAGGATCAAGGGCCATTTCTAAAACTTCTAAGGCAGGCTTTGCAATTGTCCTCCCAGCCTTTATTAGGATTTTTATGATGATATTTTCATCCAAAGATGAACTTTCAATAACCTCTGCATCATATATTTTTTCCTTTTCTTTTGTATTGGACTCATTCATAGTTTTAAATTATTAAATTAAAGGCTTTTAGCTAACACTATCTACAAGTCCATTCTGAATTCCGGCTTTTCTAAGCTTTCTCAAGGCTCTTTGTACAACTTGTCTACAATACTCTCTACTACAACTCATATGTCTTGCAACTTCAGCTAAAGTTTTCCATTCATTAGAGCCATCTAATCCAAATCTTAAACTTACTATTTTTCTTTCTTTTTCAGTAAGGTTGGCTTTATCTAATAGTGTCCAAGCAGAGGCTGTTCTCTCTGCAAGTTCTGCTAATTCCATTGGAGGGGTTTGATCACTTGGAAGAATATCAACCAATTCAGATGGGTCTGACTTGGACTTGACAGTGCCTTGAAGACTAACTGTGATGCTTCTTAACTCACAAGAAAGTAGTTCATCAATTTCTTCTTTAGTAATTTTCATCTCTTCTGCCAGCTCAAAGCTAGTTGGAGGAAAACCTTTAAGTTGCATTAGCTTAGATTTTGCTGCTCTTAATTTTGTTAGTTTTTCATTTATATTTACGGGTATTCTTATGGTTCTGCTTTGAGTTGATAAAGCCCTATTCAATCCCTGCCTTATCCACCAGTAAGCATAAGTGGAGAATCTATGACCTCTTGAAGGATCGTATTTTTCTACAGCTCTTGTAAGACCAAGAGTACCCTCTTGAATTAAGTCTAATAACTCTAAACCCTTCCCTTGATATCTTTTCGCAAGATTTACCACTAATCTAAGATTTGCTGTAATCATCGCATTCTTAGCCTTTTCACCAATTTTGATTTTCTTTTTTTCAACTTCAGAATATTCACAAGCAGAGCCTTTGCCTCCCGCAGTTTGACATCTGTTAATTAACACAACCATTTCTTGGACTTTTCTTCCCATAGTGAGTTCCTTCTCGGGTGTCAAAAGTTGATGACGACCTATTTCTCCAAGAAAATCGCTTAATGAACTCACGATTTACACCTTTAGTTAATGTATTCAACTTATAGTTAATTTCTTAATAAGCTACACATGTAATAATTAATTAATATTTAATTAATAATTATTATTTCTTAATTTGATGAAATTTCTTAATTTATAGTTTTCATATATAGATATTTGATTATCTTTTTTTTCTTCTTGATTCAAGAATATTTAGCACATCTCTCCACTCAACCCCCTTATACAGCAAAGCAACTTGGAGATGATATATTATATCTGCAGCTTCATTTGAGATTGAATTTTTGTCATTATCTTTGCAAGCCATTATAAATTCAGCAGTTTCTTCTCCTATTTTTTTTAAGATAGTATTACTACCTTTTGTTAATAAAAGATTGGTGTAACTTTTTTCAGAAGGATTAATTGATCTTTCATTAAGAGTATTAAATAATTCTGAACAAACATTAGACAAAGGCTTCTTTCTCTTTTCTTTTTTATTAATAAAATTATTATCTATTTTGTTGAAAAAACAACTTTTTTCACCTGTATGGCATGCTCCGGAGCCATTTTGCTCTATAGAGAGAAGAAGTGCATCATTATCACAATCAAATCTAATTTCTTTAAGAATTTGGGTACTACCGCTTGTTGCGCCTTTTCTCCAAATTTCAGATCTTGATCGGCTCCAGTAATGGACATTTTTTGTCTGAAGTGTTTTGTTTAAAGATTCTTTATTCATCCAAGCAAACATAAGAATTGAACCGTCTAACCAATCTTGCGCTATTGCAGGGATTAATCCATTATTGTCAAAGTGAAGATCTTCTATCGAAAAATTAGTTGAATAAGCCATTATATTAAATGTGTTAACTCTTTACTCTTTGTTTGACTAGAAATCATCTTAACAGCTAATTAATGAATATTCATTCTTCGAAATTTTCTTGCTCTAAAAGTTATGAGGATTTTCCCTGTTCTCATAGGCAATGGCGTCATGAAGGACACTGTAGGTTTGTGCATGGCTATTCGAGATCATTTACTTTTTGGTTTGTTGCAAAAGAATTAGATGTGAATGGTTTTGTTGTTGATTTTTCTGGATTAAAACCTCTTGAAATAAAACTAAAAGAACAATTTGATCATACATTTCTAGTTAATAAAGATGATCCTTTATTAAATTACTGGAAAAAGTTACATGATTTAGAAGCTTTAAATTTGAGGATTATGGATAATGTGGGAATGGAGTTCTCTTCTAAGATCGTATGGCAATGGGCAAATGAATTCTTAAAGGAAAAAGATAAAGGAAGAACTTGCTGCTGGAAAGCAGAATCAAAAGAAAATAAATCTAATTCTGCTAATTATGAAGAATTGCCAGAGTGGTTCTAAGACCTGTAAAAAGATTTTTTCGTAAATATTACTCTACAAACAATTTCCCATTCTTAATAAATATATCAACCTCTTTTTTATTTAAATAAATGTTATTAAGGATATTGTTTGCAATGTTTGTCGTGATTTGATTTTGAATAATCCTCTTTAATGGTCTCGCTCCATAATTATTATCAAAACTATTTTTGACTAAGTACTCAACCGCCTCATCTGAAATTTTTAATTTTAAATCTTTTTTAATAAGTCTATTTTCTAAATTTTTAAGTTGAATGTTTGCAATTTCTTTTAATTCATTTATTTCCAAATTTTGGAAAATCACAATTTCATCTAATCGATTTAAGAATTCTGGCTTAAAAAATTTCTTTAATTCAAGATCCACAATAGTTTTGATTTCATTTTTATCTTCATTTCTGATAGATAAATCATTTATTGATTGACTGCCTAAATTACTTGTAAGTACAATAATTGAATTTTTAAAACTAATAGTTCTGCCTTGACCATCAGTAATAATCCCATC comes from the Prochlorococcus marinus str. MIT 9515 genome and includes:
- a CDS encoding glutathione S-transferase: MNKVLSWADLSKFEIDDIDRVNGINNSYSNLRLFGHSEKEVDLTLFRDRHSWCPYCQKIWLWLEFKRIPYKVKKINMYCYGQKEKWYLNKVSSGKLPAIDLNGEIITESDNIISLLENEYGTLGSSLLSNDIREARILEREIFRSWCNWLCRKSFSYLDESFSKNKFKESIQKFEKILSSSKTGFIDSQINDSDKIEPGTGDIIFIPYIERMNASLSYYKGFNLRNNYPHIDRWLSLLENLSPYRGTQGDFHTHSHDLPPQMGGCFKDVNDQQILLSNLIDVGEGLGKSEFNQAVDLDYYAKFALKRVLKHKDNIINANPYEKDLFDQSLRSALTYMITSEINKVPDKAVMSINYLKNRISVPRDMPVISARLLRQSLNKIGSPNVNSKTDKIPVTHRYDQDPSKFKLNQRS
- the gorA gene encoding glutathione-disulfide reductase, with the protein product MEFEFDLIVVGAGSGGLAAAKRAASYGAKVAIIEVNKIGGTCVLRGCVPKKLMVYAANNRRNMVSAEGYGLINKEITFNSSVLLKNVREEVSRLSHIHSNSLKKLNVTVFEGLGRFKNQNTVEVVCPKTRNILRKVSANKVLISVGGKPKKLEIPGVDLAWSSDDIFELQDFPKTLLIVGGGYIACEFASIFKNLGTEVIQIIRGQNLLSGFDKDLSECLKKSMTSLGIDLKFNNQLKSIKKIKGKLQSTLVSGSKFLTNNILIATGREPALKELHLDTLNLKMDGIYLDVNEVNQTSNSNIFAIGDIIKRPNLTPVAIEQGRVFADNYFADRRRKVNYQNIPKAVFTIPEISTVGLSEEEATEIYSELNIKIFKCSFTPMSNTFKKNKSKCMLKLVVNKKNDKILGCHMFGEAASEIIQMVSVSLNAGITKKDFDNTMALHPTISEEFVTMYG
- a CDS encoding calcium/sodium antiporter, with the translated sequence MSEFILPIMEILIGIILLFAGGELFIQGAISLSLILGIPQIVIGLTVVSLGTSSPELLVSLNSIFKGSDSLAASNVIGSNIFNVLVVLGISSLITPLKVKSRIVRRDVPLLIAISCAVWAMSSTGLLTWQAGIFLIFCLTLNTIWEINTIQENEEETKKAEPEIEESQGRERSKFNIIFKLISGILLLSFGSNTLVNGSQSLATLLGVNEIIIGLTIVATGTSLPELVTSIIAALKGKTDLAIGNVIGSNLLNQLLILGSCSIFSGLKGLTIDQSLIKVDLPFMVLTTFACLPIFWTKGKISRIEGFILLNLYIFYIMDKLLFLKEFNNLYQLRVCIFIYFSLFTVYLFTQEKLKTSRR
- the pyrC gene encoding dihydroorotase gives rise to the protein MKDLTILKPDDWHLHLREGIVLKNIIKFSSEFFGRAIVMPNTKNPITSINKCISYKKSISEGLPENSKFEPLMTIYLTDETIKDELIEGFKNDVFFAAKLYPANATTNSSQGVKKIENLYEIFEVMEELGMPLLIHGEVTDPKVDIFDREVVFIDKELLPLIQRFPKLKIVLEHITTSYAVSFVQENNLGATITPHHLHINRNAMFFGGLNSDFYCLPVAKRENNRIALRKAATSGKKCFFLGTDSAPHLRQWKAFCGCAGIFNSPVAIESYIQVFDEEDSLDQFEKFASLNGPNFYNLPVNKEKIRLVSKSNEIPKFIEVIDNNKVVGQIKPFHAGEILNWQVEGIVN
- a CDS encoding PspC domain-containing protein, giving the protein MSSIIRAKKGSWFLGVCKGLEKSNRGNVFFWRLVFFISACFTFGIPILIYLGLAVIFPIEKAE
- a CDS encoding NAD(P)H-quinone oxidoreductase subunit L, whose amino-acid sequence is MESILNNSVITFVAYVGIISIYLFVIPLILFYWMNNRWNVMGKLERLGVYGLVFLFFPGLILFSPFLNLRLRGNNEG
- a CDS encoding DUF3007 family protein, encoding MTKGKVVQIGLLISLLGILIFKLLPQFGIDNLTSSTISNFILILIVITWVTSYILRVVNGKMTFMEQRKRYRKEYEKIVNDKLENKFNSLPKEEQEKLMEDLEKNL
- the trpA gene encoding tryptophan synthase subunit alpha; this encodes MKENKKPQFTKNETLSKINEKFLELKKSKKLALMPFIMAGDPNIEKTSEILLKLQEKGADLIELGIPYSDPLADGPIIQFSASRALKSGTTSIKVIQLLESLKDKLRIPVILFTYFNPILNFGLENFCDLASKAGVAGLIIPDLPLEEASKFSEIISSYFIDLILLVAPTTPFERMKMISNKTKGFTYLVSVTGVTGERSKMGNRVESLITKLKEISINPVAVGFGISAPEHVNRVSKWGADGVIIGSAFVKRISNSNEREVVNEVGNFCEEMRKAADQ
- a CDS encoding AbrB family transcriptional regulator codes for the protein MLTGSDLLAKVKELGDVSKSDLVRACGYVSTKKNGTERLNFTAFYEALLEAKGINLGDAGVAGIGKGGRKLSYIATVQGNGNLLIGKAYTALLDLKAGDEFEIKLGRKQIRLLPAD
- a CDS encoding YciI family protein yields the protein MEKFIVFGKYCEDAINKREPFRKQHLKRLGNLKDRNILVTLGPTKCTKYLFGIFNANDKNELRELIEKDIYWQKGIWISIDIYPWIQAF
- a CDS encoding YkvA family protein gives rise to the protein MNESNTKEKEKIYDAEVIESSSLDENIIIKILIKAGRTIAKPALEVLEMALDPFTPTQVRVSLMAALAYLIMPFDLFPDFMPLVGFSDDFVALTAVLSIWSKYMTPSIRIRAERKLNKLFPFLK
- a CDS encoding sigma-70 family RNA polymerase sigma factor; protein product: MSSLSDFLGEIGRHQLLTPEKELTMGRKVQEMVVLINRCQTAGGKGSACEYSEVEKKKIKIGEKAKNAMITANLRLVVNLAKRYQGKGLELLDLIQEGTLGLTRAVEKYDPSRGHRFSTYAYWWIRQGLNRALSTQSRTIRIPVNINEKLTKLRAAKSKLMQLKGFPPTSFELAEEMKITKEEIDELLSCELRSITVSLQGTVKSKSDPSELVDILPSDQTPPMELAELAERTASAWTLLDKANLTEKERKIVSLRFGLDGSNEWKTLAEVARHMSCSREYCRQVVQRALRKLRKAGIQNGLVDSVS
- the hisIE gene encoding bifunctional phosphoribosyl-AMP cyclohydrolase/phosphoribosyl-ATP diphosphatase HisIE, coding for MAYSTNFSIEDLHFDNNGLIPAIAQDWLDGSILMFAWMNKESLNKTLQTKNVHYWSRSRSEIWRKGATSGSTQILKEIRFDCDNDALLLSIEQNGSGACHTGEKSCFFNKIDNNFINKKEKRKKPLSNVCSELFNTLNERSINPSEKSYTNLLLTKGSNTILKKIGEETAEFIMACKDNDKNSISNEAADIIYHLQVALLYKGVEWRDVLNILESRRKKR
- a CDS encoding 6-carboxytetrahydropterin synthase is translated as MNIHSSKFSCSKSYEDFPCSHRQWRHEGHCRFVHGYSRSFTFWFVAKELDVNGFVVDFSGLKPLEIKLKEQFDHTFLVNKDDPLLNYWKKLHDLEALNLRIMDNVGMEFSSKIVWQWANEFLKEKDKGRTCCWKAESKENKSNSANYEELPEWF